The Streptomyces uncialis genomic interval TCACCTTCGTCTGCTACGCCGACTCCGTCGACGCGGTCCGTCTCATGGACGGGGCGCTGCGCGGCTGCGCCCGCCCGCTGGACGTCGTCGTCGAGCTCGGTGCGGGCGAGGGCGCCCGCACCGGAGCCCGCACCGAGGCCGAGTGCGCGGCGATCGCGGACGCCGTCGCCGCCACGGACACCCTGCGGCTGGTCGGGGTCGCGGGCTACGAGGGCGAGGTCCCGGACGCCGACCCCGAGCGGGTCCGCGCCTGGCTGCGCCGCCTGACCGCGCTGGCCGTCGCCTTCGACACGGCGGGCCGCTTCGCCGGAGTGCCCGAGATCGTGGTGAGCGCGGGCGGCAGCGCCTGGTTCGACGCGGTCGCCGATGTCTTCGCCGAGCTCCCGGAACTCTCCGCGCCCACGCTCAAGCTGCTGCGCTCGGGGGCGTACGTCTCCCACGACGACGGCCACTACAAGCACCTCACCCCGTTCAACCGGGTCCCCGAGGAGGGCGCCCTGCACCCGGCGTTCCGGCTGTGGACCCAGGTGGTGTCCCGCCCCTCCCCCGAGCAGGCGTTCACCAACGCGGGCAAGCGGGACGCCGCGTACGACCTCGATCTGCCCGTGGCGCAGACCGTGCGCCGCGACGGGGTGGAGCGGCCGGCGACCGGGGTGCGCGTCACGTCCCTGTCGGACCAGCACGGCTGGGTGTCCACCACCGGGGACGCGGATCTGCGGGTGGGCGACTGGATCTCGCTCGGCCTCTCGCACCCCTGCACGTCCTTCGACAAGTGGCAGCTGATCCCCCTCGTCGAGGCGGACGGCACGGTCACGGACTACATCCGCACGTACTTCTGACCCGGCCGACCCCGACAGCCTGCCCGTCCCCGACCCGAGAGGAACCCCCATGGACCTGGTGATCGCAAACGCCCAGGTGGTCGACGGCTCCGGCGCCGCCGGATACCCCGCGCACGTGACGGTCAGGGACGGCCGGATCGCGCAGATCCACCGCGACGGACCGCCCCCGGCCACCACCGGCGAGTCCCTCGACGCGGACGGGCTGACCCTCGCCCCCGGCTTCATCGACATGCACGCCCATACCGATCTGGCCCTGCTGCGCGACCCCGAGCACACCGCGAAGGCG includes:
- a CDS encoding alanine racemase; this encodes MAAADDAAQTTTPHPAVAALRGERVDHRFKALPPDADGLTVGELTAQRRNLFTGGFTTPVLALSAERLEHNLALMESYAARHGLAFAPHGKTSMAPQLFARQIERGAWGVTLAVPHQVRVARAFGVRRIFLANELVDAAALAWLAAELAADPDFTFVCYADSVDAVRLMDGALRGCARPLDVVVELGAGEGARTGARTEAECAAIADAVAATDTLRLVGVAGYEGEVPDADPERVRAWLRRLTALAVAFDTAGRFAGVPEIVVSAGGSAWFDAVADVFAELPELSAPTLKLLRSGAYVSHDDGHYKHLTPFNRVPEEGALHPAFRLWTQVVSRPSPEQAFTNAGKRDAAYDLDLPVAQTVRRDGVERPATGVRVTSLSDQHGWVSTTGDADLRVGDWISLGLSHPCTSFDKWQLIPLVEADGTVTDYIRTYF